In Bacteroidota bacterium, a single genomic region encodes these proteins:
- a CDS encoding tetratricopeptide repeat protein — protein sequence MTKSRAICAALIFLLSLIYAPPSSAQKTIIYTDKDADFKLGMELFAKEKYGAAQKVFQKVIESAKPQTEERVDAEYYTAICALELFNDDAEYLLTQFVQKHPESKHIKMAYFNMGNFQYRKKRFKEAIVYYEKVEPSQLSNSQLSDYYFKLGYSYFSKQAYEKAQKLFFEIKDVDNKYAAPATYYYSHIAYLNKNYETAQKGFLKLSGNPNFGPLVPYYIAQIYYMQGKYDEVISYAPGLLDSANVKRAPEIAHLLGDAYYKKNKYKEAIPYFEKYLKQAGKVSREDSYQIAYAYYKSKDFAKAIENFKKSIKEEDSLTQMAHYHLADCYINTNNKQFARNSMQVASKLNFDPEIKEDALFTFAKLAFELSYNPYQEAITAFENYISQYPNSPRLDEAYKYLVNVYLTTKNYKDALTSIEKIKQKSQDMQFAYQKIAYYRAVELFNDKSLESSILNFEKALQYPKDKNLNALSHYWKGEAYYRLNKYTEAIGAYKTFLFEPGAALQPVFKTVNYNLGYAYFKLNDYANSIVWFRKYVGTPDAEQQDAKKLNDAYTRIGDAYFVTKDYSNAIDYYNHASKISSLNNDYVLYQKASAMGVLTKFGDKIETLQTLINQYPKSTYSDDAKYELANAYLVQNQNDKALGILSKMVDEYPNSSYVKKSLLKMALIYYNSDQNKMALELNKRIIADYPKSSEAREALTNMRTIYVETSNIAEFEDYLKTQSINISASALDSAMYESAELRYVKGDCDNASTDFAAYLAKYPNAYFKLNANFYKAECDFKKGFFVEALKGYVFVTEQAKSNFTEKALIKSAFINYKKENFSDALAAYLKLEELAEIPANIMEARIGQMRCNFKLQHFDAAITAAKKLIAMEKTSNEIIHESHLISAKSYQASGNDSLAMDEFKITTNLTKSEMGAEAKYNIALLQYKKSDYAGSVKTIDEIIKQVPSYDYWIAKSFILWADNYVAMKDNFQAKATLQSIIDNADNQDLIKEAKDKLDGINKAEADADAAHKPELIEIPFEESKLENMQLFNDTLNKQE from the coding sequence ATGACAAAGTCCCGTGCGATTTGCGCTGCGCTAATTTTTCTGCTCAGTTTAATTTATGCTCCTCCTTCCAGCGCTCAAAAAACGATAATCTATACCGACAAGGATGCGGATTTTAAATTGGGCATGGAGCTCTTTGCAAAAGAAAAATATGGAGCTGCTCAAAAAGTTTTTCAAAAAGTAATCGAATCCGCAAAACCTCAAACAGAAGAACGAGTAGATGCAGAGTATTACACAGCTATTTGTGCTCTTGAGTTATTTAATGATGACGCTGAATATTTGCTCACGCAATTTGTCCAAAAGCATCCTGAAAGTAAACATATCAAAATGGCCTATTTCAATATGGGTAACTTCCAATATCGCAAAAAACGATTTAAAGAAGCAATCGTTTATTATGAAAAAGTAGAGCCTTCGCAGTTATCGAACTCCCAACTTTCTGATTATTACTTTAAGCTTGGTTACAGCTATTTTTCGAAACAAGCGTATGAAAAAGCACAAAAATTATTTTTTGAAATTAAAGATGTCGATAACAAATATGCGGCTCCTGCAACTTACTATTACTCACATATTGCTTATTTAAATAAAAATTACGAAACCGCACAAAAGGGATTTTTAAAGCTTTCAGGGAATCCAAATTTTGGTCCACTTGTGCCTTACTACATTGCTCAAATTTATTATATGCAGGGCAAGTATGATGAGGTTATTTCTTACGCACCCGGACTTCTCGATTCAGCGAATGTGAAGCGCGCACCCGAAATTGCGCATTTGTTGGGTGATGCGTATTACAAAAAAAATAAATACAAAGAAGCCATTCCTTACTTCGAAAAATACCTCAAACAAGCAGGAAAAGTTTCGCGCGAAGATTCCTATCAAATTGCTTACGCGTACTACAAATCAAAAGACTTTGCAAAAGCCATTGAGAATTTTAAAAAATCTATTAAGGAAGAAGACAGCCTCACTCAAATGGCTCACTACCATTTGGCCGATTGCTACATCAACACAAACAATAAACAATTTGCCCGCAATTCCATGCAAGTGGCATCTAAATTAAATTTTGACCCCGAAATAAAAGAAGACGCTCTTTTCACTTTTGCTAAATTAGCTTTCGAACTTTCTTATAATCCTTACCAAGAAGCAATTACTGCATTTGAAAACTACATCAGTCAATATCCAAATTCCCCTCGTTTGGATGAAGCATATAAGTATTTGGTGAATGTATACCTCACTACCAAAAACTACAAAGACGCGCTAACTTCGATTGAAAAAATAAAACAAAAATCGCAGGACATGCAATTTGCGTATCAAAAAATTGCTTACTACCGTGCCGTAGAATTGTTTAATGACAAGAGTTTGGAAAGTTCGATTTTGAATTTTGAAAAGGCTCTACAATATCCCAAAGACAAAAACCTAAATGCCTTAAGTCACTACTGGAAAGGCGAAGCATATTACCGATTAAATAAATATACAGAAGCGATAGGTGCCTATAAAACATTTTTGTTTGAACCGGGAGCTGCCTTGCAACCCGTATTTAAAACCGTGAACTATAATTTGGGATATGCTTATTTTAAATTAAACGACTACGCAAATTCAATCGTGTGGTTTCGCAAATACGTTGGTACTCCGGATGCTGAGCAACAAGATGCAAAAAAATTGAATGATGCATATACCCGCATAGGTGATGCATATTTTGTTACAAAAGATTATAGCAACGCCATCGATTATTACAATCATGCATCTAAAATTTCATCCCTGAATAACGATTATGTGCTTTATCAAAAAGCAAGCGCCATGGGCGTGTTAACCAAATTTGGGGATAAAATAGAAACACTTCAAACGCTTATTAATCAATACCCAAAATCAACTTACAGCGATGATGCCAAATACGAGTTGGCAAATGCTTATTTGGTACAAAATCAAAACGACAAAGCGCTGGGTATATTGAGTAAAATGGTGGATGAATATCCCAATAGCAGCTATGTAAAAAAATCACTTTTGAAAATGGCTTTGATCTACTACAATAGTGATCAAAACAAAATGGCGCTGGAGTTAAACAAACGCATAATTGCAGATTACCCAAAGAGCTCGGAAGCGCGAGAAGCACTTACAAATATGCGCACCATCTATGTGGAGACTTCGAATATCGCTGAATTTGAAGATTATTTAAAAACACAATCCATAAACATAAGCGCATCAGCCTTAGATAGCGCCATGTACGAATCAGCAGAATTGCGCTATGTAAAAGGTGATTGCGACAATGCTTCCACCGATTTTGCTGCATACCTCGCTAAATATCCAAATGCTTACTTCAAACTGAATGCAAATTTTTATAAAGCTGAATGTGATTTTAAAAAAGGTTTTTTTGTGGAAGCACTCAAAGGATATGTGTTTGTTACGGAACAAGCCAAAAGCAATTTTACTGAAAAAGCGCTTATAAAATCTGCTTTTATAAATTATAAAAAAGAGAATTTTTCGGATGCTTTGGCTGCCTATTTGAAACTTGAGGAACTGGCTGAAATTCCTGCGAATATTATGGAAGCACGAATTGGACAAATGCGTTGCAATTTTAAATTGCAACATTTTGATGCCGCCATAACAGCCGCAAAAAAATTAATTGCAATGGAAAAAACGAGTAACGAAATAATTCATGAATCGCATTTAATTTCCGCCAAATCCTATCAAGCAAGCGGAAATGACTCTTTGGCTATGGATGAGTTTAAAATTACTACCAACCTTACAAAAAGTGAAATGGGTGCAGAAGCCAAATACAACATTGCTTTACTTCAATATAAAAAGAGCGATTATGCCGGCTCGGTTAAAACGATAGATGAAATAATAAAACAAGTTCCTTCTTACGATTACTGGATTGCAAAGAGTTTTATTCTTTGGGCGGATAACTATGTTGCCATGAAAGATAATTTTCAAGCCAAAGCAACACTTCAAAGTATCATTGACAATGCCGACAATCAAGACCTAATAAAGGAAGCAAAAGATAAACTCGATGGAATTAATAAAGCCGAAGCGGATGCCGATGCAGCGCACAAACCTGAATTAATTGAGATTCCATTTGAAGAGAGCAAATTGGAAAACATGCAATTGTTTAACGATACTTTAAACAAACAAGAGTAA